The Oncorhynchus nerka isolate Pitt River linkage group LG12, Oner_Uvic_2.0, whole genome shotgun sequence genome includes a region encoding these proteins:
- the LOC115138642 gene encoding LOW QUALITY PROTEIN: protein FAM98B-like (The sequence of the model RefSeq protein was modified relative to this genomic sequence to represent the inferred CDS: deleted 2 bases in 1 codon), with amino-acid sequence MESDILDALEQVGYEGPLQTEERLVRACEGGLLSKEYVNLCMWLASRLKPLCDLEESISSGSGDTDGLQFEMSGMLKELQCPYQGLVSGIIQEGLLNKKDYLKLVLFLCSELQAAQIVKRRPAKDKEHKDRNDLQAICETLMLPELREQGVAELFSGIGKKINAVLQELPKDHIGKPVLKNSLDSEQWEQLEQINMVLSSEYECRRRMLIKRLDVTVQSFGWSERAKERVDSMARAYQPKRHTLAQSSSVGMAHLLAAREDICNVVKTSSGSSRENTACAVNKILMGRVPDRGGRPSEIDAPLPEMPAWQKRQDGGGWGGRGGGKSGWRGGGAGWGHGGKRGRYQY; translated from the exons ATGGAAAGTGATATTTTAGATGCGCTGGAACAAGTTGG GTATGAAGGACCTCTGCAGACTGAGGAGAGGCTTGTCAGAGCATGTGAAGGTGGACTTTTATCAAAGGAGTATGTCAACCTATGCATGTGGTTAGCATCCCGTCTGAAACCGTTATGTGATCTGGAAGAGAGCATTTCTTCAGGTTCAG GTGACACTGATGGCCTTCAGTTTGAGATGAGTGGCATGCTGAAGGAGTTGCAGTGCCCTTATCAAGGCCTTGTTTCCGGGATTATACAGGAAGGGCTGCTGAATAAGAAAGACTATCTAAAGCTAGTAT TGTTTTTATGCTCTGAGCTACAAGCTGCACAGATAGTAAAGAGACGACCTGCTAAGGACAAAGAACACAAAGACCGAAACGATCTCCAGGCAATCTGTGAAACACTGATGCTCCCAGAGCTAAGAGAGCAGGGAGTAGCAGAGCTGTTCTCTGGGATAGGGAAAAAG ATAAACGCAGTGCTTCAAGAGCTTCCAAAGGATCACATTGGAAAGCCTGTTCTGAAGAACTCTCTCGACAGTGAACAGTGG GAGCAGCTGGAGCAGATCAACATGGTCCTGTCCTCAGAGTATGAGTGCCGACGGAGGATGCTGATCAAACGTCTCGACGTCACTGTGCAGTCTTTCGGCTGGTCAGAGAGAGCCAAG GAGAGAGTTGATAGCATGGCCAGGGCCTACCAGCCTAAGAGACACACCCTGGCCCAGAGTTCATCTGTAGGCATGGCTCACCTGCTGGCAGCCAGGGAGGACATATGCAACGTGGTGAAGACCAGCAGTGGCTCCAGCAGAGAGAATACTGCCTGTGCTGTCAATAAG ATCCTGATGGGTAGGGTGCCAGACAGAGGTGGCCGGCCCTCTGAGATAGACGCCCCTCTCCCTGAGATGCCAGCCTGGCAGAAGAGACAAGACGGTGGA GGTTGGGGCGGTCGGGGAGGGGGTAAGAGTGGCTGGCGAGGTGGTGGAGCTGGTTGGGGTCatggaggaaagagaggacgTTATCAATACTAA